From the Panulirus ornatus isolate Po-2019 chromosome 46, ASM3632096v1, whole genome shotgun sequence genome, one window contains:
- the LOC139763249 gene encoding mitochondrial glycine transporter-like isoform X2 — MCNESPLVKSFVAGSFSGTCSTILFQPLDLVKTRLQTTITIPSSSSVGMLATVGKVVRNERLFGLWKGMTPSIYRCVPGVGLYFSSLNWLKTNFCEGQPGALEAIMLGVVARTITGITMIPITVIKTRYESGVYSYNSMREAVCSIYMKEGARGLTCGLIPTLLRDAPFSGLYLMFYTQTKKRVPQRYMEGSMAPPVHFTCGVLAGIMASMVTQPFDVVKTKMQLYPHKFTSFYQAIWYVNKKYGPQGYFKGLVPRMLRRTLMAAMAWTVYEQITKSFGLK, encoded by the exons ATGTGTAATGAG TCACCACTGGTGAAGTCGTTTGTGGCTGGGTCGTTCTCGGGGACCTGTTCCACCATCCTCTTCCAGCCACTTGACCTGGTCAAGACTCGACTGCAGACAACAATCACAATACC ATCAAGCAGTTCTGTTGGCATGTTAGCCACAGTTGGAAAAGTTGTACGTAATGAACGGCTTTTTGGATTATGGAAAGGCATGACACCA AGTATCTATCGGTGTGTGCCTGGTGTGGGTCTCTATTTTTCATCACTTAACTGGCTCAAGACCAACTTCTGTGAGGGTCAACCAGGAGCCTTGGAGGCCATTATGCTTGGAGTGGTGGCTCGAACAATCACTGGTATCACAATGATTCCCATCACAGTTATTAAGACCAGATATGAG AGTGGAGTGTACAGTTATAATAGTATGCGTGAAGCTGTGTGTTCAATCTACATGAAAGAGGGTGCCAGGGGCCTTACCTGTGGTTTGATTCCTACACTACTCCGTGATGCACCTTTTTCTGGGCTCTATCTCATGTTTTATACACAAACAAAGAAGCGAGTGCCACAGA GATACATGGAAGGCAGCATGGCTCCTCCAGTGCACTTTACTTGTGGAGTGCTGGCCGGTATCATGGCATCCATGGTCACACAGCCATTTGATGTGGTAAAAACGAAGATGCAGCTTTACCCACACAAATTCACCTCTTTCTATCAGGCTATCTGGTATGTCAACAAAAAGTATGGCCCTCAAGGGTACTTTAAAGGGCTGGTCCCTCGCATGTTGCGTCGTACTCTCATGGCAGCCATGGCATGGACTGTCTATGAACAG ATAACAAAGAGTTTTGGCTTGAAATAA
- the LOC139763249 gene encoding mitochondrial glycine transporter-like isoform X1 produces MPSEAAKLKNQTSVKKDKMAHLDISLSPLVKSFVAGSFSGTCSTILFQPLDLVKTRLQTTITIPSSSSVGMLATVGKVVRNERLFGLWKGMTPSIYRCVPGVGLYFSSLNWLKTNFCEGQPGALEAIMLGVVARTITGITMIPITVIKTRYESGVYSYNSMREAVCSIYMKEGARGLTCGLIPTLLRDAPFSGLYLMFYTQTKKRVPQRYMEGSMAPPVHFTCGVLAGIMASMVTQPFDVVKTKMQLYPHKFTSFYQAIWYVNKKYGPQGYFKGLVPRMLRRTLMAAMAWTVYEQITKSFGLK; encoded by the exons ATGCCAAGTGAAGCTGCGAAGCTGAAGAATCAAACATCCGTCAAAAAGGACAAGATGGCTCATCTCGATATATCCTTG TCACCACTGGTGAAGTCGTTTGTGGCTGGGTCGTTCTCGGGGACCTGTTCCACCATCCTCTTCCAGCCACTTGACCTGGTCAAGACTCGACTGCAGACAACAATCACAATACC ATCAAGCAGTTCTGTTGGCATGTTAGCCACAGTTGGAAAAGTTGTACGTAATGAACGGCTTTTTGGATTATGGAAAGGCATGACACCA AGTATCTATCGGTGTGTGCCTGGTGTGGGTCTCTATTTTTCATCACTTAACTGGCTCAAGACCAACTTCTGTGAGGGTCAACCAGGAGCCTTGGAGGCCATTATGCTTGGAGTGGTGGCTCGAACAATCACTGGTATCACAATGATTCCCATCACAGTTATTAAGACCAGATATGAG AGTGGAGTGTACAGTTATAATAGTATGCGTGAAGCTGTGTGTTCAATCTACATGAAAGAGGGTGCCAGGGGCCTTACCTGTGGTTTGATTCCTACACTACTCCGTGATGCACCTTTTTCTGGGCTCTATCTCATGTTTTATACACAAACAAAGAAGCGAGTGCCACAGA GATACATGGAAGGCAGCATGGCTCCTCCAGTGCACTTTACTTGTGGAGTGCTGGCCGGTATCATGGCATCCATGGTCACACAGCCATTTGATGTGGTAAAAACGAAGATGCAGCTTTACCCACACAAATTCACCTCTTTCTATCAGGCTATCTGGTATGTCAACAAAAAGTATGGCCCTCAAGGGTACTTTAAAGGGCTGGTCCCTCGCATGTTGCGTCGTACTCTCATGGCAGCCATGGCATGGACTGTCTATGAACAG ATAACAAAGAGTTTTGGCTTGAAATAA